The Janthinobacterium lividum genome has a window encoding:
- a CDS encoding lytic transglycosylase domain-containing protein, with protein MKRIPVSKTAGALALAACLACAPLAQAGNQKEEALADSVRLALSHAIRDERPPQPKFATSADLQRYQQWLAQMSQRLQRKLPDAQLRTEFLETVWYEARRAGLEPALVLGLIQVESAYRKYAVSLAGARGYMQVMPFWTGVIGDSDRSKLFHMQTNLRYGCAILRMYLDMERGDLYLALGRYNGSRGRAEYPNAVRAAWKQWEFRPAG; from the coding sequence GTGAAGCGCATACCGGTAAGTAAAACGGCTGGCGCGCTCGCGCTGGCCGCCTGCCTGGCCTGCGCTCCCTTGGCGCAGGCCGGCAACCAGAAGGAGGAGGCGCTGGCCGACTCCGTCCGCCTGGCCCTGTCGCACGCGATTCGCGACGAACGCCCGCCGCAGCCCAAATTTGCCACGTCCGCCGATTTGCAGCGCTACCAGCAATGGCTGGCGCAAATGTCGCAACGCCTGCAGCGCAAGCTGCCGGACGCGCAGTTGCGCACGGAATTCCTGGAAACGGTCTGGTATGAAGCGCGCCGCGCGGGCTTGGAGCCGGCTCTGGTGCTGGGCCTGATCCAGGTGGAATCGGCCTACCGTAAATATGCCGTCTCGCTGGCCGGCGCGCGCGGTTACATGCAGGTGATGCCGTTCTGGACGGGCGTCATCGGCGACAGCGACCGCAGCAAGCTGTTCCACATGCAGACAAACCTGCGCTACGGCTGCGCGATTTTGCGCATGTACCTGGATATGGAGCGAGGGGATTTATACCTGGCGCTGGGGCGGTATAACGGCAGCCGGGGACGGGCCGAGTATCCGAATGCCGTGCGGGCGGCCTGGAAACAGTGGGAATTCAGGCCGGCCGGGTGA
- a CDS encoding SWIB/MDM2 domain-containing protein has protein sequence MATAKKTPVAAPAKAAAAKPAAAKKAAPAAKAAAKPAAAKKAAAPATPRKPNAAFMKAMTPSKELAAVVGAAPLPRTEVTKKVWDYIKKLDLQDPANRRMINADDKLKAVFGGKAQVSMFEMTKLISDHLK, from the coding sequence ATGGCAACAGCCAAAAAAACCCCAGTAGCAGCGCCAGCCAAAGCAGCAGCAGCCAAGCCTGCAGCAGCCAAGAAAGCAGCACCCGCAGCCAAAGCAGCAGCTAAACCAGCAGCGGCGAAGAAAGCGGCAGCACCGGCAACACCACGCAAGCCAAACGCAGCATTCATGAAAGCAATGACGCCATCGAAAGAGTTGGCCGCCGTTGTTGGCGCAGCACCACTGCCGCGCACGGAAGTGACCAAAAAGGTATGGGATTACATCAAAAAACTCGATCTGCAAGATCCGGCCAACCGCCGCATGATCAATGCGGACGACAAGCTGAAAGCAGTTTTCGGCGGCAAAGCCCAAGTCTCCATGTTTGAAATGACGAAACTGATCTCCGATCATTTGAAATAA
- the ffh gene encoding signal recognition particle protein: MLDNLTQRLAKVVKTMRGEARLTEANTADMLREVRLALLEADVALPAVREFIAKVKEKAMGEDVISSLTPGQALVGVVQRELAALMGADLGPEASQISFAQQPPAIILMAGLQGVGKTTTVGKLAKYLKEEKKKKVLTVSADVYRPAAIAQLQSVTAQVGADFFPSTSTDKPVDIALAALDWAKKHYHDVLIIDTAGRLGIDEEMMREIAAVHGAVKPIETLFVVDAMLGQDAINTAKAFNDALPLTGIVLTKLDGDARGGAALSVRHITGKPIKFAGVSEKLDGLEAFDPTRMANRILGMGDILALVEEARKGVDSKAAADLAQKIKVGGKFDMNDFKAQLGQMKKMGGMANLMDKLPAQFQQAAGGKNMDQADKQVRRMCGIIDSMTPQERAKPELIKATRKRRIAAGAGVQVQEVNRMLTQFEQMQTMMKKLSGGGMMKMMRSMKGMMPGMR, encoded by the coding sequence ATGCTAGATAATCTCACCCAACGGCTTGCCAAAGTCGTCAAGACCATGCGCGGCGAGGCGCGCCTGACCGAAGCGAACACCGCCGACATGCTGCGCGAAGTGCGCCTGGCGCTGCTCGAAGCCGACGTCGCCCTGCCCGCCGTGCGCGAATTCATCGCCAAAGTCAAAGAAAAAGCCATGGGCGAGGATGTCATTTCCTCGCTGACGCCAGGCCAGGCCCTGGTTGGCGTAGTGCAGCGCGAACTGGCCGCCCTGATGGGCGCCGATCTGGGACCGGAAGCGTCGCAGATCAGCTTTGCGCAGCAGCCGCCCGCCATCATCCTGATGGCCGGTTTGCAGGGTGTGGGTAAAACCACCACCGTCGGCAAGCTGGCGAAATACCTGAAGGAAGAAAAGAAGAAGAAAGTGCTGACCGTCTCGGCCGACGTATACCGTCCCGCCGCGATCGCCCAGCTGCAATCGGTCACCGCCCAGGTGGGCGCCGACTTCTTCCCGTCCACCAGCACGGACAAGCCGGTCGATATCGCCCTGGCCGCGCTGGACTGGGCGAAAAAGCATTACCACGACGTGCTGATCATCGATACGGCGGGCCGCCTCGGTATCGACGAAGAGATGATGCGCGAAATCGCCGCCGTCCACGGCGCCGTGAAACCGATCGAAACCCTGTTTGTCGTCGACGCCATGCTGGGCCAGGACGCCATCAACACGGCGAAGGCCTTCAACGATGCGCTGCCGCTGACGGGTATCGTGCTGACCAAGCTCGACGGTGACGCGCGCGGCGGTGCGGCCCTGTCCGTGCGCCACATCACGGGCAAGCCGATCAAGTTTGCCGGTGTCTCGGAAAAACTCGACGGCCTGGAAGCGTTCGACCCGACCCGCATGGCCAACCGTATCCTGGGCATGGGCGACATCCTCGCCCTGGTAGAAGAGGCGCGCAAGGGCGTCGACAGCAAGGCGGCAGCCGACCTGGCGCAAAAAATCAAGGTCGGCGGCAAGTTCGACATGAACGACTTCAAGGCGCAACTGGGTCAAATGAAGAAAATGGGCGGCATGGCCAACCTGATGGACAAGCTGCCGGCCCAGTTCCAGCAGGCGGCAGGCGGCAAGAACATGGATCAAGCCGATAAACAGGTGCGCCGCATGTGCGGCATCATCGACTCGATGACGCCGCAGGAACGCGCCAAGCCTGAACTGATCAAGGCCACGCGCAAGCGCCGCATCGCCGCCGGCGCCGGCGTGCAAGTGCAGGAAGTGAACCGCATGCTGACGCAATTCGAGCAAATGCAGACGATGATGAAGAAATTGTCGGGCGGCGGCATGATGAAGATGATGCGCAGTATGAAGGGTATGATGCCCGGCATGAGGTAG
- a CDS encoding sigma-70 family RNA polymerase sigma factor yields MSAADFAQQQDLHALYSSHHGWLQGWLRHKLGNAGEAADLAQDTFISVLTADSAPQIREARPFLATIARRLVAHRYRRQVLEDAYLEALACLPPEVAPAPEERLLALEALQEIDAALDGLPAPVRTAFLLAQLEGLSYSEIAARLKVSASSVKQYLTRANRQVFFSLPA; encoded by the coding sequence ATGTCGGCCGCCGATTTTGCCCAGCAACAAGACCTGCACGCGCTCTACAGCAGCCATCACGGCTGGCTGCAGGGATGGCTGCGGCATAAGCTGGGCAATGCGGGCGAAGCGGCGGACCTGGCGCAAGACACTTTCATCAGCGTGCTGACGGCCGATTCCGCGCCGCAGATCCGTGAAGCGCGGCCTTTCCTTGCCACCATCGCGCGGCGGCTGGTGGCGCACCGCTACCGCCGGCAAGTGCTGGAAGACGCCTATCTAGAGGCGCTGGCTTGCCTGCCGCCCGAGGTGGCGCCCGCGCCCGAAGAACGGTTGCTGGCGCTGGAAGCCTTGCAGGAAATCGATGCGGCCCTCGACGGCTTGCCTGCGCCCGTGCGCACGGCGTTCTTGCTGGCGCAGCTCGAAGGCCTCAGCTATAGCGAGATCGCCGCGCGCCTGAAGGTGTCAGCCAGCTCGGTCAAGCAATATCTGACGCGTGCCAACCGCCAGGTGTTTTTCTCCCTGCCAGCATGA
- a CDS encoding FecR domain-containing protein: protein MADPAAAAAIREEVQQDAAEWLTVLMSDEASEAEYAAWQRWRGADPEHERAWQHIDAVSQRFNGMHRGAAAQALAGTQQQAVNGKRRQLLAWLGVAAGGGMLAAQTGAWDGVRALRADYRTATGERREVVLDDGSVLSLNTGSAVNVRFDASRRLIELLAGEILVTSGDGIGRDAPLEVATREGLVRALGTRFAVRQQDGYSTVDVFDSAVEIRPRDGIGAPLLLTAGRGAAFSRHAPDAPHAIDAYADAWSRGQLIVDDVTLGDFLADLARYRPGLIHCVPEVAQLRLSGVFPLADTQRILNMLPNSLPVQVRSRTRYWVSVEPAP from the coding sequence GTGGCAGACCCCGCAGCCGCGGCAGCCATCCGCGAGGAGGTGCAGCAGGACGCGGCCGAGTGGCTGACCGTGCTGATGTCGGATGAGGCAAGCGAAGCGGAATACGCCGCCTGGCAGCGCTGGCGTGGGGCCGACCCGGAGCATGAACGGGCCTGGCAGCATATCGACGCGGTGTCGCAGCGGTTCAACGGCATGCACCGCGGTGCGGCCGCGCAGGCGCTGGCCGGCACGCAGCAGCAAGCCGTCAATGGCAAGCGGCGCCAGTTGCTGGCGTGGCTGGGCGTGGCGGCCGGCGGCGGCATGCTGGCCGCGCAGACGGGCGCCTGGGATGGCGTGCGCGCCCTGCGCGCCGACTATCGCACAGCCACGGGCGAGCGGCGCGAGGTGGTGCTGGACGATGGCAGTGTGCTCAGCCTGAATACGGGATCGGCCGTGAACGTGCGTTTCGACGCCAGCCGCCGCCTGATCGAGCTGCTGGCCGGCGAGATCCTCGTCACCAGCGGTGACGGCATCGGCAGAGACGCGCCGCTGGAAGTGGCCACGCGCGAAGGCCTGGTGCGCGCGCTGGGCACGCGCTTTGCCGTGCGCCAGCAGGATGGCTACAGCACCGTGGACGTATTTGACAGCGCCGTTGAAATCCGCCCCCGCGACGGCATCGGTGCACCCTTGCTGCTGACGGCCGGGCGCGGCGCGGCATTTTCCCGCCATGCGCCGGACGCGCCGCACGCCATCGATGCGTATGCGGATGCCTGGTCACGCGGGCAGCTGATCGTCGACGACGTGACCCTGGGCGATTTCCTGGCCGACCTGGCCCGCTATCGCCCCGGCTTGATTCATTGCGTGCCGGAAGTGGCCCAGCTGCGCCTGTCGGGCGTGTTCCCGCTGGCCGATACCCAGCGTATTTTGAACATGCTGCCCAACTCGCTGCCGGTGCAGGTGCGCAGCCGCACGCGGTATTGGGTCAGCGTCGAACCGGCGCCATAG
- a CDS encoding TonB-dependent siderophore receptor, protein MSHALHFVSLPSSHSALRPLAQAAAALCLAASLPALAQQATPVAPATEQTMLGVSVTAGRDGTTEGSGSYTTGVSNTATKLNLSLRETPQSVSVLTRQQIDDLGITTLDDAVQSITGLVMQKGNFTGDSGSFSARGFPVDNILFDGLPTSLGANGTFNGDNDDLAIYDRIEVVRGATGLMTGSGTPSAAINMVRKRPTATPQASFSASIGSWSNYRLEADAANALNEAKTLRGRIVATVQDKKDFVDVLHGRNHQLYGIIEADLRPDTTVTLGAHYRKTDNDGVTTGVVTAADGRFLNLPRSTYLGTDFDAWRQTDKTIFAELEHRFGNGWKAKLAATRKTPEIDTTFSGISRRGDTLRFNSQSYSAELANTSYDAYASGSYSLFGREHELTVGASHRRSSKNSYGGWAPYSWKENAPVIDPYHWDAGSVARPVINYAQWGTASITEQSGVYAGTRMRLAEPLSLVLGGRVSWYKDDAGYSVAREFTPYAGVVYDLDKQHSVYASWTEIFQPQASTDANGQPLKPVSGTNYEAGVKGEYFGGALNASAAVFQIRQQNRGVDDLAGPNPCPGSTWGLCKRASGEVRSEGVELDVAGALTPDWQLSAGFTYVKAQFTRDSDPANIGKDFNSRYPRQQLKLATSYRLSGAAQGWRVGASVYGQGATESKEGTYHLRQGRYAIVGLNAAWQIDSRAELRLNVNNALDKRYYQSIYSDVLGNLVGTPRNLMLTLNYKL, encoded by the coding sequence ATGTCGCACGCTTTGCATTTTGTCAGTTTGCCATCGTCTCACTCCGCACTGCGTCCGCTGGCGCAAGCGGCGGCCGCCTTGTGCCTGGCCGCCAGCCTGCCGGCGCTGGCGCAGCAGGCCACGCCTGTCGCTCCCGCCACCGAGCAAACCATGCTCGGCGTGTCCGTCACGGCAGGGCGCGATGGGACAACGGAAGGCAGCGGCTCCTACACAACGGGCGTGAGCAATACGGCAACCAAGCTCAATCTGTCGCTGCGCGAGACGCCGCAGTCGGTCAGCGTGCTGACGCGCCAGCAGATCGATGACCTAGGCATCACGACCCTGGACGACGCCGTGCAGTCGATCACGGGGCTGGTCATGCAAAAGGGCAACTTTACGGGTGATTCAGGCAGTTTCAGCGCACGCGGCTTTCCAGTCGACAACATCCTGTTCGATGGCTTGCCTACCAGCCTGGGCGCGAACGGCACCTTCAATGGAGACAATGACGACCTGGCCATCTATGACCGCATCGAGGTGGTGCGCGGCGCCACGGGCCTGATGACGGGCAGCGGCACGCCCAGCGCGGCCATCAACATGGTACGCAAGCGCCCGACGGCCACGCCGCAAGCGTCGTTCTCGGCCAGCATCGGCAGCTGGAGCAACTACCGCCTGGAAGCCGACGCGGCCAACGCGCTCAACGAAGCGAAGACCCTGCGCGGGCGTATCGTCGCGACGGTGCAGGACAAGAAGGATTTTGTCGACGTGCTGCATGGCCGCAATCACCAGCTGTACGGCATCATCGAAGCCGATTTGCGCCCCGACACCACGGTGACCCTGGGCGCCCACTACCGCAAGACGGATAACGACGGCGTCACGACGGGCGTGGTGACGGCCGCCGACGGCCGCTTTCTGAATTTACCCCGCTCGACTTACCTGGGCACCGACTTCGATGCCTGGCGCCAGACGGACAAGACCATCTTCGCCGAACTGGAACACCGCTTCGGCAATGGCTGGAAGGCCAAGCTGGCCGCCACGCGCAAGACGCCCGAGATCGACACGACGTTTTCCGGCATCAGCCGCCGCGGCGACACCCTGCGCTTCAATTCGCAAAGCTACAGCGCCGAACTGGCCAACACCAGCTATGACGCCTATGCCAGCGGCAGCTACAGCCTGTTCGGCCGCGAGCACGAGCTGACCGTCGGCGCCAGCCACCGCCGTTCGTCGAAAAACAGCTATGGCGGCTGGGCGCCGTACAGCTGGAAAGAGAACGCGCCGGTGATAGACCCCTACCACTGGGATGCGGGCAGCGTGGCGCGTCCCGTCATCAACTATGCGCAGTGGGGCACGGCCAGCATCACCGAACAAAGCGGCGTGTATGCGGGTACGCGCATGCGCCTGGCCGAGCCGCTGTCGCTGGTGCTGGGCGGGCGCGTGAGCTGGTACAAGGACGATGCCGGCTACTCGGTGGCGCGCGAATTCACGCCTTACGCCGGTGTCGTGTATGACCTCGACAAGCAGCATTCTGTGTACGCCAGCTGGACCGAGATATTCCAGCCGCAAGCGTCCACCGACGCCAACGGACAGCCCCTGAAGCCGGTCAGCGGCACCAATTACGAAGCGGGCGTGAAGGGCGAATACTTCGGCGGCGCCCTCAATGCCAGCGCGGCCGTGTTCCAGATCCGCCAGCAAAACCGCGGCGTGGACGACCTGGCCGGCCCGAATCCCTGCCCCGGCAGCACGTGGGGCTTGTGCAAGCGCGCGTCGGGCGAAGTGCGCAGCGAAGGCGTGGAGCTGGACGTGGCGGGCGCCCTGACGCCCGACTGGCAGCTGTCGGCCGGTTTTACGTATGTGAAGGCGCAATTTACGCGCGACAGCGATCCGGCCAATATCGGCAAGGATTTCAACAGCCGCTATCCGCGCCAGCAGCTCAAGCTGGCCACCAGCTACCGCCTGTCCGGCGCGGCGCAGGGCTGGCGCGTCGGCGCTTCGGTGTACGGGCAGGGCGCGACCGAGTCGAAGGAAGGCACCTACCATCTGCGCCAGGGCCGCTACGCGATCGTGGGCTTGAACGCCGCGTGGCAAATCGACAGCCGCGCCGAGCTGCGCCTGAACGTCAACAATGCGCTGGACAAGCGCTATTACCAGAGCATCTACTCCGATGTGTTAGGCAACTTGGTGGGCACGCCGCGCAACCTGATGCTGACATTGAACTACAAACTGTAA
- a CDS encoding PepSY-associated TM helix domain-containing protein encodes MNAVKVDKVVKTPQQGGLRQAMAWLHTWSGLWISWLLFAIFLTGTLAVFDDPIGHWMTPEHALEEAAHANDPPLPKVTDRAHRLELALDFMAKEHPKADMWEIWPVQRPGHGLSAYWFQPSGGYGSADLDPLTGAVIEHAREATERETIGGHHFVDFHYELHAGRIGVWIVAITTMIMLVALVSGVITHKRIFKDFFTFRPAKGQRSWLDAHNAVAVLTLPFQFMIAYTGLAFFSDDYVPAPVVAQYGMDNSKKAFLADWNDAGKPARSGQPLAIPALESFALRAEQAIGQEIRAVVLDNPNDASMRVCMYGWNEDADLLERISANSGRACYALATGEQVAMRRPGESDTGGAGLTRSVMSNLHMVGFGGTPMRWLYFFCGLAGTAMMGTGAILFLVKRRQKSGGEFGAYTQRVYRVIECLNVAAIAGLAIACVGFLWANRLIPVGLEHRAGWEVRAFFGVWFLMLVHACLRAEKRAWIEQLCLLAALCLLLPLLNVLSTGDNLVAQVARGDWESAGVELGSMAFGLLAAWGAWKVHKRKEKPLKKAAARETSTASLQVNTEGQS; translated from the coding sequence ATGAACGCCGTCAAGGTAGATAAAGTGGTCAAGACGCCACAGCAGGGCGGCTTGCGCCAGGCCATGGCTTGGCTGCATACGTGGAGCGGCCTGTGGATTTCCTGGCTGTTGTTCGCCATTTTCCTGACCGGCACCCTGGCCGTCTTCGACGACCCGATCGGCCACTGGATGACGCCTGAACACGCGCTGGAAGAGGCGGCGCACGCGAACGATCCGCCGCTGCCGAAGGTCACGGACCGCGCGCACCGCCTGGAACTGGCGCTCGACTTCATGGCGAAGGAGCACCCGAAGGCGGACATGTGGGAAATCTGGCCCGTGCAGCGTCCCGGCCACGGCCTGTCCGCTTACTGGTTCCAGCCCAGTGGCGGCTATGGCTCGGCGGATCTCGATCCGCTGACGGGCGCCGTCATCGAGCATGCGCGTGAGGCAACGGAACGCGAAACCATCGGCGGCCACCATTTCGTCGATTTCCACTACGAGCTGCACGCGGGACGCATCGGCGTGTGGATCGTCGCCATCACCACCATGATCATGCTGGTGGCGCTGGTGAGCGGCGTCATCACGCACAAGCGCATCTTCAAGGATTTCTTTACCTTCCGCCCGGCCAAGGGCCAGCGTTCGTGGCTCGACGCGCACAACGCGGTGGCCGTGCTGACGTTACCGTTCCAGTTCATGATCGCCTATACGGGCCTGGCATTTTTCAGCGATGACTATGTGCCGGCCCCCGTGGTGGCGCAGTACGGCATGGACAATTCCAAGAAGGCCTTCCTGGCCGACTGGAACGATGCGGGCAAGCCTGCGCGGTCGGGACAGCCGCTGGCCATTCCCGCACTGGAATCGTTCGCGCTGCGCGCCGAACAGGCCATCGGCCAGGAAATCCGCGCCGTGGTGCTGGACAATCCGAATGACGCCTCCATGCGCGTGTGCATGTATGGCTGGAACGAGGACGCGGATTTGCTGGAACGGATCAGCGCCAATTCGGGCAGGGCCTGCTATGCGCTGGCCACGGGCGAGCAGGTCGCCATGCGCCGGCCGGGCGAGTCGGATACGGGCGGCGCCGGTCTGACGCGCTCCGTCATGTCGAACTTGCACATGGTCGGCTTTGGCGGCACGCCGATGCGCTGGCTGTACTTCTTCTGCGGCCTGGCCGGTACGGCCATGATGGGCACGGGCGCCATCCTGTTCCTGGTCAAGCGGCGCCAGAAGTCCGGCGGCGAGTTCGGCGCCTACACGCAGCGCGTGTACCGCGTCATCGAATGCCTGAACGTGGCGGCGATTGCCGGCCTGGCCATCGCCTGCGTGGGCTTCCTGTGGGCCAACCGCCTGATCCCCGTCGGCCTCGAGCACCGCGCCGGCTGGGAAGTGCGCGCCTTCTTCGGCGTCTGGTTCCTGATGCTGGTGCACGCCTGTCTGCGCGCGGAAAAGCGCGCGTGGATCGAGCAACTGTGCCTGCTGGCCGCCCTGTGCCTGTTGCTGCCCCTCCTGAATGTGCTGAGCACCGGCGACAACCTGGTGGCGCAGGTCGCGCGCGGCGATTGGGAAAGCGCCGGCGTGGAACTGGGCAGCATGGCCTTCGGCCTGCTGGCCGCCTGGGGTGCGTGGAAAGTCCACAAGCGCAAGGAAAAACCGCTGAAAAAAGCCGCCGCCAGGGAAACGTCCACGGCCAGCCTGCAAGTCAATACGGAAGGACAGTCATGA
- a CDS encoding DUF3325 domain-containing protein, giving the protein MINTILCALGLSYAGMASLSLAMDRHHGQVWGRDAAPNVRRALQLAGALLLALAIWPCVAGWSATVGVVAWLGFIGAGALLVALLLPYAPRLLLRSSLLAAVAALAGLVTFLR; this is encoded by the coding sequence ATGATTAATACCATCCTGTGCGCGCTGGGACTGTCGTATGCGGGCATGGCCAGCCTCTCGCTGGCGATGGACCGCCATCATGGCCAGGTCTGGGGCAGGGACGCGGCGCCGAACGTGCGGCGCGCGCTGCAACTGGCCGGCGCACTGTTGCTGGCGCTTGCCATCTGGCCCTGCGTGGCCGGCTGGAGCGCCACCGTCGGCGTCGTCGCCTGGCTGGGATTCATCGGTGCGGGAGCGCTGCTGGTGGCCTTGCTGTTGCCGTATGCCCCCCGATTGCTGTTGCGTAGTTCCCTGCTGGCAGCCGTCGCCGCGCTGGCAGGTCTTGTAACGTTCCTGCGGTGA
- a CDS encoding efflux RND transporter periplasmic adaptor subunit encodes MAARLPSRRARILGGVVLLALFGAGALWATRGPSTVFDTAPVKRGNIEASVTAIGTLQPQTYVDVGAQVSGQITRLHVQPGSAVEKGQLLAEIDPSVQQATVDAGRAALAGLRAQLADQQAQHRLAGQQHVRQKQMAKFDSTPLADLETAEATLASAGAKIDHLKAQIDQTQASLKADEARLGYTRIYAPMAGKVVGLDAKEGQTLNATYQTPNILRIADLSAMTVWTEVSEADVRRVRPDMPVYFTTLGGDQRRWSGKVRQVLPAPPVPGGSAAGTALAPSTSKVILYTVLFDVDNADGELMPQMTAQVVFVTAEANNVLAVPLPALKPSTEEGAKPGQFTARVMDADGKVDTRAVTVGVRNRLSAEVLQGLREGELLVTGEQPASSGASRFQL; translated from the coding sequence ATGGCGGCCCGCCTGCCTTCCCGCCGCGCCCGCATCCTCGGCGGCGTGGTCTTGCTGGCGCTGTTTGGCGCCGGTGCACTGTGGGCCACGCGCGGCCCGAGCACCGTGTTCGACACGGCGCCCGTCAAGCGCGGCAACATCGAGGCCAGTGTGACGGCCATCGGCACCCTGCAGCCGCAAACCTATGTCGACGTAGGCGCGCAGGTGTCGGGCCAGATCACGCGCCTGCACGTGCAGCCCGGCAGCGCCGTGGAAAAAGGCCAGTTGCTGGCCGAGATCGACCCCAGCGTGCAGCAAGCCACGGTCGACGCGGGCCGCGCCGCCCTGGCGGGCTTGCGCGCGCAACTTGCCGACCAGCAGGCGCAGCACCGCCTGGCGGGCCAGCAGCACGTGCGCCAGAAGCAGATGGCCAAGTTTGATTCGACGCCTTTGGCCGACCTGGAAACGGCCGAAGCCACCCTGGCCTCGGCCGGCGCCAAGATCGACCACCTGAAGGCGCAGATCGACCAGACCCAGGCCAGCCTGAAGGCGGACGAGGCGCGCCTAGGCTATACGCGCATCTACGCGCCGATGGCCGGCAAGGTCGTGGGCCTGGACGCGAAAGAAGGGCAAACCCTGAACGCCACGTACCAGACGCCGAACATCCTGCGCATCGCCGATCTGTCGGCCATGACGGTGTGGACGGAAGTGTCGGAAGCAGACGTGCGCCGCGTGCGCCCGGACATGCCCGTGTACTTCACCACCCTGGGCGGCGACCAGCGGCGCTGGAGCGGCAAGGTGCGGCAAGTGCTGCCGGCCCCGCCGGTGCCCGGTGGTTCCGCCGCCGGCACGGCCCTGGCGCCGTCGACCAGCAAGGTGATCCTGTATACAGTGCTGTTCGACGTGGATAACGCCGATGGCGAACTGATGCCGCAGATGACGGCGCAAGTGGTGTTTGTCACGGCCGAGGCAAACAATGTGCTGGCCGTGCCCTTGCCGGCCCTGAAACCATCGACCGAGGAAGGCGCCAAGCCGGGGCAGTTCACGGCCCGCGTGATGGATGCGGACGGCAAGGTCGATACGCGCGCCGTCACCGTGGGCGTGCGCAACCGCCTCAGCGCGGAAGTGCTGCAAGGCTTGCGCGAAGGCGAATTGCTGGTCACGGGCGAGCAGCCGGCCAGCAGCGGCGCCAGCAGGTTCCAGCTGTGA